A genome region from Erigeron canadensis isolate Cc75 chromosome 3, C_canadensis_v1, whole genome shotgun sequence includes the following:
- the LOC122591328 gene encoding BTB/POZ domain-containing protein At1g30440 isoform X2, with protein MTEEYGEDNLISQTEIFFNQVVLRNWKDSLKSLQTCDDVLPHAEELNITKRCIDSLAVKASTDPNLFGWPVIDHGGPMQSPGGSVLWNGISTGARPKNVSSDWWYDDTSSLSLPLYKRLILAMEARGIKQEIIAGSVECYAKKYLPGLSRRKSGPAGPVEPPSEEDQKVLLEEIDHLLPMQKGLVSTKFLFGLLRTALILRASPSCISNLEKRIGMQLDQATLEDLLMPNFSYSMETLYNIECVQRMLEHFMAIDQATGGASPCSIEDEQLLGSPSLTPVTMVAKLIDGYLAEVAPDVNLKLPKFQALAATVPEYARPLDDGLYRAIDIYLKSHPWLADSERENLCRLMDCQKLSLEACTHAAQNERLPLRIIVQVLFFEQLQLRTSIAGCFLVSDNLVDGSRQLRSGLAGSQEGGWNTAVRENQVLKVGMDSMRMRVSELEKECSNMKQEIEKLGRVKGTSSGGGKGGGSTWGNMSKKFGFKLKSQMCSAQEGSVKQNNASGKLEKGRDKVQKHKKDLSWEG; from the exons ATGACCGAAGAATATGGCGAAGATAACTTAATTTCACAAACTGAAATTTTTTTCAATCAAGTAGTTCTCAGAAATTGGAAAGATTCTTTAAAATCGCTCCAAACTTGTGATGATGTTCTCCCTCATGCCGAAGAGCTGAACATTACTAAACGTTGCATAGACTCGTTGGCTGTAAAGGCAAGTACTGACCCAAATTTGTTTGGTTGGCCTGTGATTGATCATGGTGGGCCCATGCAGAGCCCTGGTGGTAGCGTGTTGTGGAATGGAATAAGCACTGGGGCTCGGCCTAAAAATGTGAGCTCGGATTGGTGGTATGACGACACTTCGTCTTTGAGTTTGCCTCTTTACAAAAGATTGATTTTGGCAATGGAAGCACGTGgcattaaacaagaaattatCGCGGGCTCTGTTGAGTGTTATGCAAAGAAATACTTACCTGGGTTAAGTCGTAGGAAGAGCGGCCCGGCGGGCCCGGTTGAGCCACCTTCAGAAGAAGATCAAAAAGTTTTACTTGAAGAAATCGACCATTTACTTCCGATGCAGAAAGGGTTAGTCTCGACAAAGTTCCTATTCGGTCTTTTACGAACTGCATTGATTTTACGGGCTAGCCCATCTTGCATATCGAATTTGGAAAAAAGAATTGGGATGCAGCTTGATCAGGCGACACTTGAAGATTTGCTAATGCCAAACTTTTCCTATTCAATGGAAACCTTGTATAACATTGAGTGTGTGCAGCGGATGCTAGAGCATTTCATGGCTATCGATCAGGCAACAGGTGGTGCTTCTCCTTGCTCTATTGAGGACGAACAGTTGTTGGGCTCACCATCTTTGACACCAGTCACCATGGTGGCTAAGCTCATTGATGGTTACTTGGCGGAAGTTGCACCGGATGTCAATTTGAAGCTCCCAAAGTTTCAGGCTCTTGCTGCGACGGTCCCCGAGTATGCGAGACCGTTGGATGATGGCCTGTATCGTGCAATCGACATTTATTTGAAG TCTCATCCCTGGTTAGCAGATTCTGAAAGAGAAAACCTATGCAGGCTCATGGACTGCCAGAAACTATCGTTAGAAGCCTGCACACATGCTGCACAGAACGAGAGACTGCCATTAAGAATCATTGTCCAAGTTCTTTTCTTTGAGCAGTTACAGCTCAGGACCTCCATAGCCGGCTGCTTCTTGGTGTCGGACAATCTTGTAGACGGGTCAAGACAATTAAGAAGTGGGTTGGCTGGGTCCCAAGAGGGCGGCTGGAACACCGCTGTTAGGGAGAATCAAGTTCTGAAAGTGGGTATGGATAGCATGAGGATGAGGGTATCTGAGCTCGAAAAAGAGTGTTCAAACATGAAGCAGGAGATTGAGAAACTGGGTCGGGTTAAAGGCACTAGCAGCGGTGGTGGCAAAGGCGGAGGCAGCACCTGGGGTAACATGTCAAAGAAGTTTGGGTTCAAACTCAAGTCTCAAATGTGTAGTGCACAGGAGGGGAGCGTCAAGCAAAATAATGCAAGTGGGAAACTAGAGAAGGGTAGAGACAAAGTGCAAAAGCACAAGAAAGATCTTTCGTGGGAAGGTTAA
- the LOC122592463 gene encoding cysteine proteinase inhibitor 12-like: MQIQRVLQVLLIVIATTLLISIATRKDEDEEFDIMSSVLGGVQNSSSANSLEIDDLARFAVQEHNKKENAMLEFARVIKAQEQVVAGTMHHLTLEVMDAGKKKICEAKIWVKPWLNFKELSEFKHVDEKEGEGSAYQSVPVHDSVVQEAANHVIKTLQQRSNSLFPYVLQEVVHAKAETAEGSAKYDILLKVKRSDKEEKFKAKVHKDNDGKFHVNMMEQDHS; this comes from the exons atgcAAATCCAACGCGTCCTACAAGTACTACTAATAGTGATAGCAACCACTCTGTTAATATCAATTGCCACCAGAAAAGACGAAGACGAAGAATTCGATATCATGTCATCTGTTTTAGGCGGTGTTCAGAACTCATCATCTGCTAACTCTCTCGAAATCGATGATCTCGCTCGTTTTGCTGTTCAGGAACACAACAAaaaagag AATGCAATGTTGGAGTTCGCAAGGGTGATAAAGGCGCAAGAGCAGGTAGTTGCTGGTACTATGCATCATCTTACATTGGAAGTTATGGACGCTGGAAAGAAGAAAATATGTGAGGCGAAGATCTGGGTTAAGCCGTGGTTGAACTTCAAGGAACTCTCAGAGTTCAAGCATGTTGATGAAAAAG AGGGCGAGGGCTCAGCATATCAGTCGGTGCCTGTCCATGATTCTGTGGTCCAGGAGGCTGCAAATCATGTTATTAAGACTCTGCAGCAGAGGTCCAACTCATTATTTCCTTATGTATTGCAAGAAGTTGTTCATGCTAAAGCAGAG ACAGCGGAAGGGTCTGCAAAATATGATATTCTATTGAAGGTAAAACGGAGTGACAAGGAAGAGAAATTCAAGGCTAAGGTTCACAAAGATAATGATGGAAAATTTCATGTGAACATGATGGAGCAAGACCACTCTTAA
- the LOC122591328 gene encoding BTB/POZ domain-containing protein At1g30440 isoform X1: MACMKLGSKADAFQKQGQAWFCTTGLPSDIVVEVDDMSFHLHKFPLLSRSGVMERLIADTSEKGDGNCTISLNDIPGGAKTFELVAKFCYGVKHEITASNVVHLRCAAEHLEMTEEYGEDNLISQTEIFFNQVVLRNWKDSLKSLQTCDDVLPHAEELNITKRCIDSLAVKASTDPNLFGWPVIDHGGPMQSPGGSVLWNGISTGARPKNVSSDWWYDDTSSLSLPLYKRLILAMEARGIKQEIIAGSVECYAKKYLPGLSRRKSGPAGPVEPPSEEDQKVLLEEIDHLLPMQKGLVSTKFLFGLLRTALILRASPSCISNLEKRIGMQLDQATLEDLLMPNFSYSMETLYNIECVQRMLEHFMAIDQATGGASPCSIEDEQLLGSPSLTPVTMVAKLIDGYLAEVAPDVNLKLPKFQALAATVPEYARPLDDGLYRAIDIYLKSHPWLADSERENLCRLMDCQKLSLEACTHAAQNERLPLRIIVQVLFFEQLQLRTSIAGCFLVSDNLVDGSRQLRSGLAGSQEGGWNTAVRENQVLKVGMDSMRMRVSELEKECSNMKQEIEKLGRVKGTSSGGGKGGGSTWGNMSKKFGFKLKSQMCSAQEGSVKQNNASGKLEKGRDKVQKHKKDLSWEG, translated from the exons ATGGCTTGTATGAAGTTAGGATCCAAAGCAGATGCATTTCAGAAACAAGGCCAAGCTTG GTTTTGCACAACTGGTCTCCCAAGTGATATTGTCGTTGAAGTAGATGATATGTCTTTCCATCTCCATAAG TTCCCTTTGCTTTCAAGAAGTGGGGTTATGGAAAGGTTGATAGCGGATACATCTGAAAAGGGAGATGGAAATTGTACTATAAGCCTTAATGACATTCCTGGTGGGGCCAAAACATTTGAACTTGTTGCTAAATTCTGTTACGGGGTAAAACACGAAATCACTGCCTCTAATGTCGTACACCTCAGGTGTGCAGCCGAGCATCTCGAGATGACCGAAGAATATGGCGAAGATAACTTAATTTCACAAACTGAAATTTTTTTCAATCAAGTAGTTCTCAGAAATTGGAAAGATTCTTTAAAATCGCTCCAAACTTGTGATGATGTTCTCCCTCATGCCGAAGAGCTGAACATTACTAAACGTTGCATAGACTCGTTGGCTGTAAAGGCAAGTACTGACCCAAATTTGTTTGGTTGGCCTGTGATTGATCATGGTGGGCCCATGCAGAGCCCTGGTGGTAGCGTGTTGTGGAATGGAATAAGCACTGGGGCTCGGCCTAAAAATGTGAGCTCGGATTGGTGGTATGACGACACTTCGTCTTTGAGTTTGCCTCTTTACAAAAGATTGATTTTGGCAATGGAAGCACGTGgcattaaacaagaaattatCGCGGGCTCTGTTGAGTGTTATGCAAAGAAATACTTACCTGGGTTAAGTCGTAGGAAGAGCGGCCCGGCGGGCCCGGTTGAGCCACCTTCAGAAGAAGATCAAAAAGTTTTACTTGAAGAAATCGACCATTTACTTCCGATGCAGAAAGGGTTAGTCTCGACAAAGTTCCTATTCGGTCTTTTACGAACTGCATTGATTTTACGGGCTAGCCCATCTTGCATATCGAATTTGGAAAAAAGAATTGGGATGCAGCTTGATCAGGCGACACTTGAAGATTTGCTAATGCCAAACTTTTCCTATTCAATGGAAACCTTGTATAACATTGAGTGTGTGCAGCGGATGCTAGAGCATTTCATGGCTATCGATCAGGCAACAGGTGGTGCTTCTCCTTGCTCTATTGAGGACGAACAGTTGTTGGGCTCACCATCTTTGACACCAGTCACCATGGTGGCTAAGCTCATTGATGGTTACTTGGCGGAAGTTGCACCGGATGTCAATTTGAAGCTCCCAAAGTTTCAGGCTCTTGCTGCGACGGTCCCCGAGTATGCGAGACCGTTGGATGATGGCCTGTATCGTGCAATCGACATTTATTTGAAG TCTCATCCCTGGTTAGCAGATTCTGAAAGAGAAAACCTATGCAGGCTCATGGACTGCCAGAAACTATCGTTAGAAGCCTGCACACATGCTGCACAGAACGAGAGACTGCCATTAAGAATCATTGTCCAAGTTCTTTTCTTTGAGCAGTTACAGCTCAGGACCTCCATAGCCGGCTGCTTCTTGGTGTCGGACAATCTTGTAGACGGGTCAAGACAATTAAGAAGTGGGTTGGCTGGGTCCCAAGAGGGCGGCTGGAACACCGCTGTTAGGGAGAATCAAGTTCTGAAAGTGGGTATGGATAGCATGAGGATGAGGGTATCTGAGCTCGAAAAAGAGTGTTCAAACATGAAGCAGGAGATTGAGAAACTGGGTCGGGTTAAAGGCACTAGCAGCGGTGGTGGCAAAGGCGGAGGCAGCACCTGGGGTAACATGTCAAAGAAGTTTGGGTTCAAACTCAAGTCTCAAATGTGTAGTGCACAGGAGGGGAGCGTCAAGCAAAATAATGCAAGTGGGAAACTAGAGAAGGGTAGAGACAAAGTGCAAAAGCACAAGAAAGATCTTTCGTGGGAAGGTTAA